The DNA window GCTGCTGCCGCGCTCAAGGTCCGGTACCTGACGGTGCATGCAGGGGGAGGCGCCGCGATGATGTCCCGTGCTGCGCGCGTCGCCGCGCAGTCCGATGGGCTCATCCTGCTGGCCGTGACGGTGCTCACGTCGCTCGACGCCGAGGATCTCCACGCCGTGGGCGTCTCCGGCGGGACCGAAGACCACGCCATGCGGCTCGCCGAGCTGGCCCGGAGTTCCGGGATCCAGGGCGTGGTGGCCTCGACCGCCGAGGTGTCTGCCCTCCGGACCCGGTTCGGACGGGATGTTCTGATTGTGACGCCCGGCATCCGGCCTGGCGTCGAGAAGGCGTCACGGGCAGGAGACGACCAGAAGCGCATCTCGACGCCAGCCCAGGCCATCGCGGCTGGCGCCGATCTGCTCGTCGTGGGGCGCCCCATCCGAGACGCCAAGGACCCTCTCGCCGCAGCCCGCGCCATCGTCAGCGAAATCGCGCGCACGCTGAGCTCGACGAGCATCACCCGATAACCAAATGAGACTCGTTTACGGACTCCAGCCCGTTCGCGAAGCGATCCGGGCCCACGGCAACCGTGTCGACTGGGTACTGGTCCAGCAGGACGGTGGACCGAAGCTCGACGCCCTCGCCCGCTACGCTGGCGATCAAGGCATCAAGGTGCAGCGGGGGCCCCGGGGCGATCTCGATCGCCGCGCGGCAGGTGGGAGGCATCAGGGGGCCCTGGCCGGCGTGCCGGACCTGCCCCTGGTCGGGGTGGAGACCCTGCCCCTCCACGATCCCCGCGCCCCCGGCGAGGCCTCGGTGCTCATGGCGCTCGACGGGGTGATGGACCCCCAGAACTTCGGGGCCGTGCTCAGGAGCGCGGTGGCCCTCGGCGCCGCGGCCGTCATCTGGCCCGAACACAGCTCGGCTCCGCTGTCTCCCGCCACGTTCCGCGCTTCGGCGGGGGCCGTGGAGCACGCCACGCTCTGTCGGGTCCCTTCGCTGCCCGACGCCCTGCGCGTGCTCGAGAGCCGCGGGGTGACGGCGATCGCCCTCGATGCCCAGGGCTCCGTGGAACTGGGGGAGCTTCCCCTCTCGGGCCCCGTGGTCATCGTCGTGGGGGCCGAAGACAAGGGAGTGCGCCGTCCAGTTCGTCAGGCCTGCCAGCACGTCGCCCGGCTGCCGATGTCCGGCACCATCGGCTCGCTCAATGCCTCGGTGGCTGGCGCGCTCGCCCTCTACGAGGTGCTCCGCCAGCGGCAGCAAGCGAAGCGCTCGTCGCAGCAGACTGACCCTGCGCAACCCGCGCCCTGAAGACCGACCCCGCTCGCCCCGCGCCCTGAAGGCCGACCCCGTTCGGCCCGCGTCCAGAGCACGGTGAGCGTCCATCCTCACCATCATCTCGCCGCTACAGCGCCGCTCCCTCGGCCAGACCGCCTCGTGGTCTCTCGTGTCGAGGCCTGTCGCGCTCTCCCACCGGACATCGCCAGGCGCCGGTGTTCCAGCACGCTCCGTGATCCGGGTCGGCCTCCGACCCTCGGTGGAGAACCGCTCCACCGGATGCTCGCAAGCTGAGCAGAGCCCCTTCACCCCTCTGGGAACGGGCACATCGTCTCGCGCCGAAGGCCGGAGCCTGGGATGCCTCCAACTCCGCCAGGGCGGTTGTTTTTCCAGGACCGCTCACTCTGTAGCCGTCCACCCATTCGAGCGACCGCTCCCCTGGGGTCGTTCGTGTTGAACCCACCTGGTGCTTCCTCAGCGTCCTCACGCTTCAGAACACGACCCCATGATTGCGACATGCCTTCCAGGACAGCGACCCCGCCTCCGGGGATCGGATGCTGGATGGCTGGATCCGGTCGAGTGATGTCGAATCGAAGAGAAACGTGTCTTACATTGGCAGTATTATCTCATCAAATCATGATGTTAGTGACTTACTTTAGATGAATTTTCGAGGTGGTCTCGGAGGGCTCGATCTACTGAACACAATGCTAGGTCCACAGGCGCTTCAATCCATTGAATGGATTGTGACTCTGCGTCGGCGACATCGCCGGAAAGCGGAGCCGATACATGGATTTGTACTTGTGGATTCGCCCTCGGGAGACTGGTTGCGAGAAAGGCCTCGCGCAGTGGTTGAAGGAGGGGCGGGAGGGGACGAACTGACCGTTATTACGGCCTTTTCAACTCGACTCAGCGGAGGGGGCGGGCGCGGACCACCACGCGGGACCAGCAGCGGAGCGCTTCGTCGATCTGGTCGAGCGTGGTCTCCTCTCCCAGCGAGATGCGTACAGCCGAGGTGGCGCGTTCCGGTCCGACCATGGCCGTCAAGACGGGGGAAGGCTCGGCAGTCCCCGCGCTGCACGCCGACCCGCTGGAGACGGCGACCCCTTCGAGATCGAGGGCAGCGCACAGCTCGTCACCACGCCACCCTGGCCACGAGAAGTTGGTGACGTGAGGCGCCCGTGGATCGGTCCCATTCTGCTGGAGAGCGATCCCTGCTTCATGTCCGAGGCGGATGAGCTGCCCTTCGAGGTGCTCTCGCAACGAGGCCAGCTCGGCGTACCGTGCAGGGGCACCCTCTGCTCGCTCCGCAGCGACGGCGAATCCTGCCGCCGCCATTGGATCCTGGGTGCCCGGTCGCAGACCCCGCTCCTGTGCACCTCCCCGCAGGATCGGGCGGACCTGGATCCCGGGCCGGGTGACCAGGGCTCCGATCCCCTTCGGTCCCCTGATCTTGTGCGCGGCCACCGTCACCAGATCGGCGCCCTCCCAGGTGCTCCGCGACAGGCGTCCCACCGCCTGGATGGCGTCGACGAGGAGACGCGCGCCACGGGCATGGGCGAGCTGAGCCACCTCGGTGACGGGTTGAATGACGCCGGTCTCGTGGTTGACGGCCTGCAACGCGACCAGACGCACCGGCGCGGTGGTGGTGGCCAGATCGAGGGCTTCAGCAAACCTCGCTGGCGCCACCCGCCCCGAAGGCTCCGGTGTGACCCACGCCACGTGGACCCCCCGCGCTGCCAAGGCTTCGGCCGCTCGCACGACGGAGGGGTGTTCGATGCGTGACACGACCAGCGCGCCCGGCGTGCCCGGAGGGAATGCATGCTCGAGGGCGAGGTTGTTGGCCTCGGTCCCCCCCGAGGTCAGGGTGACGTCACGAGGGTCGAACCCGACGAGCGCCGCGACGGCTTCACGCGCCCGCTCGATCCACGCTCGGGCGCGGCGGCCTGGACCGTGGACGCTGGCCGGGTTGGCCCAGGCTTGTGCGGCGGCCTGGTGCATGGCGGCGAGCACGTCGGGATGCGGTGGTGTCGTCGCGTTCCAGTCGAGGTAGATGCTGCTCCGGTCGGGCATACCGGCGCAGTATCCTTCGATCCCGCCATGTCGACGGCATCATTGCGGCCGCAGTGGGCGGTTCGTGGCAGGCGTACAGGGCCAGCGCCTCCCTCGGGTGCCCGTCAGTCCATCTGCCGGATGATTGGCCCGTCGTGGAGCGGCGCGCGCTTCGCCACCGCCAGATGGAATGAGGCGCCCGTCATCTGGATGCCCTCGATGACCTCGTTGGACGGCGACATCACCCGGATGTCCCCACCGAGACCCTGCGCCGTGCGCCGCGCGATCGCCAGCCCCACCCCGACACCCCCGTAGGCGCGGGTTGCCGATCCATCGACCTGGTAGAACGGCTCGAAGATGCGCGCGATGCGCTCCGGGCTCACGCCGGACCCGGTGTCGGCCACGCACAGCTCGTAGTGCCCGGCGAGGACACTGACGCGCACCCCGGCCGAGCCCCCCGCGGGCGTGAACTTCACCGCGTTGTCGAGGAGCTGGATCATCGCCCGTTGAAGGCGCCCGGCGTCTCCCCAGGCGGGCAATGGCCCCCGAGGCAGATCCTCGACGAGCTGCACCTTCGCCTCTGCGAAGCGATCGGCCACCTGCGCCATCGCGCGACGGGTCGTATCGAGGAAGTCGTACTCGCTGTGGTTGAACCGCATGCGGCCGGTCTCGATCCCGGTCACATCCAGCAGGTTGTCGATGAGGCTGCGCAGGCGCCGGACGCATTCATCCATCGCCCGCAGCGCCTTCTTTTGCGACTTGTTCAGCGGACCGAGCTCCTCGTCCGCGAGCAGCTTCACATACCCCACGATCGGCGTCATCGGCGTGGCCAGCTCGTGAGAGATGTTGCGGTAGAACTCCGTTCGCGCTGCGTCCAGCTCGCGCAGCCTGGCGTTGGCGCGGCTCAGCTCCGCCACCTTCTCCTCGAGGTGCGCGACGATCCGCTGGCTCTGCTCGCGCAGGCGCTGCGAGCGCAGCGATCCGGGCGCGACTTCCCGCACCCCTTGCAGGAATCCGGCGATGACCGCGGAGAACGAGCGGGCATCGATGGGCTTCTGCAAGAAACCGTCGCAGCCGACGGCGAGGCTCGTCTCTCGATCTCCTTCGGCCGTGATGGCCACGATCGGGACGCCGGCCAGCGACGGCTCGCCTCGCAACCGGAGCGTCACCTCGAAGCCGTCCAGGCCGGGGATGTTGAGGTCGACCAGGACGAGATCCGGCCGACCCGTGACGGCGAGCCGGACCCCCTCGAGGCCATCCGCGGCCTCGACGACATCGTGGCCCGCGTTTTGAAGCAGCTTGCGGACGAGGAGACGATTCGCAGGATCGTCCTCGATATGGAGGATCTTGGCCATCCGGTAGGGATCTTATCCCCACCTGGGGGTCGACTCGCCACCTTCCAGCAGCGCAATTTGCTGGCGCACGTGCGGGGCGGGGAGGCGGCGACGACAGTTGACGGGGACACGGCGTCCCTTCATACGAGGACCACCATGCGGCCCTCGCACCCTTTGGCGCTCGGATCCGTGACCCCTTCCGCGAAGCTCGTCCGGCTCGCTCCCTTCCTGGCCCTGCTCGCGCTCCCTCTCGGTTGCAACACCGGCAGCAACGCCGACCCTGCACCGGGGGACCCTGGCGCGACCGCGCCAGCCACTTCGGTGACCGACCCCACCTCGGGCGCGTTGGCGTCACCGGCGCCGTCGGATACCGCGACCATCTCCTTCGCGGGTGAGGAAGCTCCCCGCGTCATCGGCGCTTCCCAGATCCTCATTGCCTACAAGGGCGCCCAGCTCGCCCCTCCCACCGTGACCCGGAGCCGGGAGGAAGCGCGTCGCCGCGCCGAGGAGATCCTGGCCCAGCTCAAAGAGGGCAAAGCCACCCTCGAAGAGCTGGCGCGGAGCTCGTCCGACGACAGCTCCAGGGCTGCCGATGGCGCGATGGGCAACTTCGAGCGAGGTGCCGTGCCTCCTGCCCTCGCCGACGCAGCGTTCGCCCTGAAGGTCGGCGAGACCTCGGGGATCGTCGAGTCTGCGCGCGGCTTCCACGTGGTGCGACGATCCAGATGAACTCCAAGACATCCCCCCTCGGAACCCGCGCGTCCTACGGCCTCGCGGCGCTGACTGGCTTTCTCTACTTCCTGGGCTTCCCCGGCGTCGACCTCTGGCCCATCTCTTTCTTTGGCCTCGTGCCCCTGGTGATCGCCCTGCGCGGGCAGACACCGCGCCGTGCAGCAGGACTCGGCTGGATGTCCGGCTTCGTCATGACGATGACCGGCTTCTACTGGCTGCTGAACATGCTGAAGGTCTTCAGCGGCTTCCCCACGGCGCTGTGCCTGATCTTCATGGTCATCCTCTGCGCCTACCAGGGCGGTCGCATCGCGCTGTGCGGCTACCTGTACGGACGCGCCGAAGCCCGAGGCTGGCCCGCCACGCCCGTCTTCGCGCTCGCCTTCGTGGCCAGTGAGCTCATCTACCCCCTCCTCTTCCCCTGGTACTACGGCGCCTCGGTCCACAACGCCCCCCTCTTCCTTCAGGTGGCCGATCTCGGCGGCCCCTACCTGGTCGGGCTGGTCCTGGTCGCGGCGAACCTCGCCATCGCCGAGGTGATCAAGGTGTGGCTCGACCTCCGGGCGCAAGCAGCCGCTGCGCCTGCCGAAGGAGCGAACCGCCCCGCAACCCCCACCCTTCTCGACGCACTCCGCCCGCATCGCGCCGTCCTCATCACCTGCATCGCCATCCCGGTGCTCGCGGCGATCTATGGCTTCATCCGCCTCCGCGCCGTCGACGCCACGGCCGCCACGGCCGAGCCGATCAAGGTCGGCATCGTCCAGCCCAACCTCGCACTCTTCGACCGCAAGGATGCCTTGCGCATCCACCAGCGCCGCACCCAGGAGCTGAAGGAGCAAGGCGCCGAGCTGGTGGTGTGGAGCGAGGCCGCCATCCCGCGGATGCACCGGGAGAAGGGGTACGAGATCGCCGTCCAGCGCGAGATCACCGGCAAGCTCGGCGTCCCCTCCATCGTCGGCACCCTGCTGCACAGTCCTGGCGCGAGCCGCGCCGAGCCTGGCCGCACCTACAACACCGCGATCATCGCCGACGAAAAGGGCAAAGTCCTCGGCCGCTTCGACAAGCACTACCTGCTCGCCTTCGGCGAGTACCTGCCCTTCGGCGAGACCTTTCCCAAGCTCTACGAGTGGTCACCGAACTCCGGGCGCATGAACCGGGGCACCTCGCTCGATCCTCTCCGCTGGAACGGGCACCAGATCTCCGCGATGATCTGTTACGAGGACATCCTCCCCGACTTCGTGAACCAGCTCGTCGGCCACGGCGATCCGGATCTGCTCGTCAACCTGACCAACGATGCCTGGTTCGGTGACTCCACGGAGCCCTGGATTCACCTCGCGCTCGCCAAGCTCCGCTCCGTCGAGCACCACCGCTACATGGTGCGCGCGACCAACAGCGGCGTCAGCGCCATCATCGATCCCGTCGGCCGCGTGATCGCCCACGGTGGCACCTTCCGCGAGGAGACGGTCTTCGGCGAAGCGCGCTTCATGCGGTCGACGACCGTCTACAACGTGGTCCGGGACGTCCCCTGGTACCTGGCCACCCTGGCGATCGTCCTCATGGCCGTCGTCTCCCGCCGGCGGAAAGCCTCTGCTCCTGCCGCGTCGACGCCGCCCACCACCGCCTGACAGCAACCGGGGTGGGGACCTGCCTCCAGGTCCCTTTCCCCGCGCGGCTCCCTTCAGAGCTTCAGCGCCTTCTTGAAGCGCTTCGCGTCCGCGAACATGTCCACGTTCGTGAACACGTACGTCGCGTCGGTGTGCTTTGCACCCCGCGCGATCTCCGCGAGCCGCTCGATCGCTGGATCCTCGTAGCGTGACTTGTGGCCAGCCGGCCCGTGCAGGCGGTAGTAGGCCACCTTCAGCTTGGACAGGCCGCTCGTCAGCGGATCTCGGGCGGCCAGCGCGCCGACCTCATGGACCAGCTCGTCGCACTCGTCGGGATCCCAGCCGACGGGCGGCTCGAAGACCACCCGCTCGAAGCGCTTTTTCACGCCTCCCAGGAACTCGCGCAGGATCCCCTTGTTGGTCTTCGTGGCGGCGAACTCCGGTGGCCCGACGAACACTGCACACTTCGCCAGCAGCTCCTCGGCGACCGCCTCGATGCTCTTCAGTGCTGTCTCGATGACCTTTCCGTCTCTGAAACCCTCCTGACCGATCTCGCGCGGACCGAGCAGCGCGAATTGAAAGCCCTCGGGTGCTTCGCGGCGCCATCGCCGCACCGTCCCAGGCCCCGGAAGGGACACATGGGTCTCCTGCACCTCCACAAACATGAACTCGCGGAAATACCGCGTCGCCGGCACGGGAAACCCGGCGCAGCCGACGGTAACATTGGCCGCCATCGCCGCACACCCTAGCCCACCGCCGGCCGGGCGAGAAGCGGCGCCAGCGCATTTTCCTCGGGTTGTGCTGGATATGGCGCGATTGCTTACCCTTCCTGGCTCAGCCGCCCATTTCTACAGCGTCCGGTGCGGCTCTCGGTGAGCTGGGGAGCGCAGCGACAGCACCCTCCACCGCGCCTGAAGTGCGCTGGAAGCGACCTCGACCGTGCGCCTACGGGGCTTGCCGCCGCCGACCCTTCCGGGGGCTCGCCACCTCCGCCGGCTCTCCCGCTGCCCGCTCCATCTTCCGCTGCAGCCGCGCCCGGCGACGCGCTCGTGCGGGCTCGGCCTCCGCCGTCCCACGCTCCACCAGCTCCAGCGCCTGGGCGAACGAGCGCACATGGTGCTCGTAGAGCTTGGCCAGGGCCAGCCGCACCCCGGCATCATCGACCTCTGCGGACAGCGCCTCGTAGTCCTGCAGCGCCCGCGCCCGATCCCCCCGCGCCCGGGCGATGTCCCCCCGCGCCTTCAGCGCTGCCGCCCCTCCCCCTTGCGCCACGGCCGCCTCGGCCAGCTCTGCCGCCCGCTCGATCGCGCCTGCCCGCTGCAACGTCGCCGCGACCCCGGCGAGATCCTCCCCGATGAGGCTCCCCAGCGGCTCCCCGTACAGACCCACCAGCGCCACCATGGCGAGCACGTCCGCCGAGTTGTGCTCCACCACCCCGAGCAGCGCGTCCTCGTCCCCCGTCCGGAGGAAATGCGCATACGCCGCCACGATCTCGCCGCCGGGTGTATCCCCGATCCGCACCCGCCCCAGCACCTCGTGCTCCAGTGCGATCAGCGTCCGGCTGCGGAGCCGACCCTTGTGGATTCGCCGCGCCACGTGCACCAGATCGAGGTGGGGCGGCTCCGGGGGCGGGGGCAGCCGGTTCATCACGAACCGCGTTCGCAGGAGTGGCATGTCGAACGCCTTCCCGTTGTAGGTCACGATCATCGACGCCGCGGCGAGGCGCTCGCTCAGCCGCCGCAGCATCGGCCCCTCCTCCCCCAGGCGTCGCAGGAGGAGCTGCTCCACCACGAACCCGCTCCCCCCTTCCTCGGCCGACGACCCATCGTGCCAGGCCAGCCCGATCAGGAAGGGCACCGTCCCCGTGCCCCCTGCCAGCCCCGTCGTCTCCGTGTCGAGGTAGAGCGCTCTCTGCACGTCGCAGCCCGCGAGTCCAGGGTCCAGCGCGAGCAGCGCGAGCATGGCCGGATCCGCCGTCCGCGCGGCCACCAGGGGCGCACGACCGACGCGCGCGGCAGGGAGCGCGCGCACCCGGTTCGTGTAGAGCGGCCCCTCCTCGGTCCGCTCCACGAAGAACGGCAGCTCTCCGCGTGCCGGATCGGCCCGTGGGGGGAGCTGAGCGCCGCGACCCACGATCCGGGCGATCCGCTCGCGCAGCTCCTCCAGACTCGGTCGATGGCTTCCAGACGCAACCCGCTGCGACCCGAGCCGCTCCTCCACCCGACGGTTTGCCTCAGGTGAACGCTCGGCTTCAGGTGAACGCTCCGCCTCCGGCGGAACGTCCACCATGAGCTCACGCACGGACTCGAGCTCATGCACGGAGCGGGTTTCGGGTGATCCCGCCTCGGGTGCCTTCGTCTCTGGTGACCCCGCCTCGGGCGTCAGCGCCGACGCTTCGATCGGGTCCGTGTCCACCGTGACGAGCCGCTGCTGGGCGGCCGCTCCGGGCTCACCTCCAGCGGGCCTGGGCGACGCTCCTCGACTCCCGCTCCCCATCGACGGAAGGCGAGACAGCTTGGCCTGAAATGACGACATCGCCCTGCCGCGACCCTCCCATGGTCGCCACTGGACATCAAGTCAGTGCCCGGCGTCGCCTTCCGCCGCCCGCTGGAGCTGCAGCGCCTTCCACCGTGTCTCTTCCAGCTCCCGCGCTGGGTCCGAGTCGGCCACGATGCCCCCGCCCGTGAAGTACTCGCCTTCCTGTCCCCTCAGCACCGCCGCACGGATCCCCATCGCCAGCGTCCAGCGCCCACCGTGCGCCACGCACCCGTACGCCCCCGTGTAGAGACCTCGCCTCCGGGACTCCAGCGACGCGATGACCTCCATCGCCCGCACCTTCGGCGCACCCGTCACGCTCCCGCTCGGAAGCATCGCCTCCAGCACTTCTTCCCGACGCACGCCGTCCCGCGCGCGCGCCCGCAGCCACGCCACCCGGTGGTGCAGCGTCCGGTGGGTCACCACCTGCGGCTCCCCCAGCGGACGCACCGACCCGAAGGCCGCCACGCGCCCCAGATCGTTGCGCTCCACGTCGACGATCATCGACAGCTCCGCCCGCTCCTTCGGGTCTGCATCGAGCGCCGCCACGAGCGCCTCGTCCTCGAGCGCGTCCCCACCGCGCGGGCGCGTCCCCTTGATGGGCGCCGTGTAGAGCAGCCCGAACCCATCGTGGTCGCGCGGCGCTCCCGCCGCAGGCTCCG is part of the Chondromyces crocatus genome and encodes:
- the pyrF gene encoding orotidine-5'-phosphate decarboxylase, which produces MLDEARRRLFFPLDYPTLEQAREAATAVASSVGGLKIGLELFVREGARAVQIGHDLDLDVFLDLKLHDIPETVGRAVAAAAALKVRYLTVHAGGGAAMMSRAARVAAQSDGLILLAVTVLTSLDAEDLHAVGVSGGTEDHAMRLAELARSSGIQGVVASTAEVSALRTRFGRDVLIVTPGIRPGVEKASRAGDDQKRISTPAQAIAAGADLLVVGRPIRDAKDPLAAARAIVSEIARTLSSTSITR
- the rlmB gene encoding 23S rRNA (guanosine(2251)-2'-O)-methyltransferase RlmB, with product MRLVYGLQPVREAIRAHGNRVDWVLVQQDGGPKLDALARYAGDQGIKVQRGPRGDLDRRAAGGRHQGALAGVPDLPLVGVETLPLHDPRAPGEASVLMALDGVMDPQNFGAVLRSAVALGAAAVIWPEHSSAPLSPATFRASAGAVEHATLCRVPSLPDALRVLESRGVTAIALDAQGSVELGELPLSGPVVIVVGAEDKGVRRPVRQACQHVARLPMSGTIGSLNASVAGALALYEVLRQRQQAKRSSQQTDPAQPAP
- a CDS encoding cysteine desulfurase family protein, yielding MPDRSSIYLDWNATTPPHPDVLAAMHQAAAQAWANPASVHGPGRRARAWIERAREAVAALVGFDPRDVTLTSGGTEANNLALEHAFPPGTPGALVVSRIEHPSVVRAAEALAARGVHVAWVTPEPSGRVAPARFAEALDLATTTAPVRLVALQAVNHETGVIQPVTEVAQLAHARGARLLVDAIQAVGRLSRSTWEGADLVTVAAHKIRGPKGIGALVTRPGIQVRPILRGGAQERGLRPGTQDPMAAAGFAVAAERAEGAPARYAELASLREHLEGQLIRLGHEAGIALQQNGTDPRAPHVTNFSWPGWRGDELCAALDLEGVAVSSGSACSAGTAEPSPVLTAMVGPERATSAVRISLGEETTLDQIDEALRCWSRVVVRARPLR
- a CDS encoding hybrid sensor histidine kinase/response regulator, translated to MAKILHIEDDPANRLLVRKLLQNAGHDVVEAADGLEGVRLAVTGRPDLVLVDLNIPGLDGFEVTLRLRGEPSLAGVPIVAITAEGDRETSLAVGCDGFLQKPIDARSFSAVIAGFLQGVREVAPGSLRSQRLREQSQRIVAHLEEKVAELSRANARLRELDAARTEFYRNISHELATPMTPIVGYVKLLADEELGPLNKSQKKALRAMDECVRRLRSLIDNLLDVTGIETGRMRFNHSEYDFLDTTRRAMAQVADRFAEAKVQLVEDLPRGPLPAWGDAGRLQRAMIQLLDNAVKFTPAGGSAGVRVSVLAGHYELCVADTGSGVSPERIARIFEPFYQVDGSATRAYGGVGVGLAIARRTAQGLGGDIRVMSPSNEVIEGIQMTGASFHLAVAKRAPLHDGPIIRQMD
- a CDS encoding peptidylprolyl isomerase: MTPSAKLVRLAPFLALLALPLGCNTGSNADPAPGDPGATAPATSVTDPTSGALASPAPSDTATISFAGEEAPRVIGASQILIAYKGAQLAPPTVTRSREEARRRAEEILAQLKEGKATLEELARSSSDDSSRAADGAMGNFERGAVPPALADAAFALKVGETSGIVESARGFHVVRRSR
- the lnt gene encoding apolipoprotein N-acyltransferase, with the translated sequence MNSKTSPLGTRASYGLAALTGFLYFLGFPGVDLWPISFFGLVPLVIALRGQTPRRAAGLGWMSGFVMTMTGFYWLLNMLKVFSGFPTALCLIFMVILCAYQGGRIALCGYLYGRAEARGWPATPVFALAFVASELIYPLLFPWYYGASVHNAPLFLQVADLGGPYLVGLVLVAANLAIAEVIKVWLDLRAQAAAAPAEGANRPATPTLLDALRPHRAVLITCIAIPVLAAIYGFIRLRAVDATAATAEPIKVGIVQPNLALFDRKDALRIHQRRTQELKEQGAELVVWSEAAIPRMHREKGYEIAVQREITGKLGVPSIVGTLLHSPGASRAEPGRTYNTAIIADEKGKVLGRFDKHYLLAFGEYLPFGETFPKLYEWSPNSGRMNRGTSLDPLRWNGHQISAMICYEDILPDFVNQLVGHGDPDLLVNLTNDAWFGDSTEPWIHLALAKLRSVEHHRYMVRATNSGVSAIIDPVGRVIAHGGTFREETVFGEARFMRSTTVYNVVRDVPWYLATLAIVLMAVVSRRRKASAPAASTPPTTA
- a CDS encoding DUF72 domain-containing protein, coding for MAANVTVGCAGFPVPATRYFREFMFVEVQETHVSLPGPGTVRRWRREAPEGFQFALLGPREIGQEGFRDGKVIETALKSIEAVAEELLAKCAVFVGPPEFAATKTNKGILREFLGGVKKRFERVVFEPPVGWDPDECDELVHEVGALAARDPLTSGLSKLKVAYYRLHGPAGHKSRYEDPAIERLAEIARGAKHTDATYVFTNVDMFADAKRFKKALKL
- a CDS encoding ribonuclease H-like domain-containing protein, translated to MSSFQAKLSRLPSMGSGSRGASPRPAGGEPGAAAQQRLVTVDTDPIEASALTPEAGSPETKAPEAGSPETRSVHELESVRELMVDVPPEAERSPEAERSPEANRRVEERLGSQRVASGSHRPSLEELRERIARIVGRGAQLPPRADPARGELPFFVERTEEGPLYTNRVRALPAARVGRAPLVAARTADPAMLALLALDPGLAGCDVQRALYLDTETTGLAGGTGTVPFLIGLAWHDGSSAEEGGSGFVVEQLLLRRLGEEGPMLRRLSERLAAASMIVTYNGKAFDMPLLRTRFVMNRLPPPPEPPHLDLVHVARRIHKGRLRSRTLIALEHEVLGRVRIGDTPGGEIVAAYAHFLRTGDEDALLGVVEHNSADVLAMVALVGLYGEPLGSLIGEDLAGVAATLQRAGAIERAAELAEAAVAQGGGAAALKARGDIARARGDRARALQDYEALSAEVDDAGVRLALAKLYEHHVRSFAQALELVERGTAEAEPARARRRARLQRKMERAAGEPAEVASPRKGRRRQAP